The candidate division WOR-3 bacterium DNA segment GTGGCTGACCAGTAATAATCTTTATTGCCCTTCCTGCCTGAATTTGTGCTGACGCCCGATGATAACTACCATTATATAAAGCACAGATTCCAATCGTATTCGTATGGTCCTCAATACCAACTGTGTTTGATTGATAATAATTCGCTGTTAAATACTGGAATTTAATTATATTATCACCCGTTGGAGTTTGAACGGTGGTATCATATATTATTATCTGAAACTTATCCCATTGTTCTCTTGGATTATAATAATGAACACTGTCCCATTCTAAAATCATCCGATGATTTAATGTATCGTAATAAAACCAAATTCCATTACCATAAGGTGGATATAAATCATCCCAATTAACACAAATCATTGCATTTGGATTTGTTGATGTCGGGTCAGGTAATGGCTGATTAGTATAACTCGTTGATGTCGTCCTTATCGGACTTATCCAACCATTGCCACAAACTGATAAAGAATCCCGATACCTTACTCCATAATAATAAATCGGAAATGGCAAAGGAATCCTTATCGTCTGGTCATCAGAAGTTATCGGCAATCTTGTACCAATATTTCTTATCTCAACCCACTCAAAAGGCTCACATTGTTGATAAAAGGTATCAACATCATCATAAGCATAATATAATGGCTCAGGTTGGCGATTATCAGGTATTGGATCAGTTATTGTCAATCTGCCAATCGGTATTCTAAAAGTTGTTATCCTCTCATAATTATCAGCATATAGTTTCAATGTACAAAGAATTTCTGTCTCCGGCCTAATCAATTGCGAGGCAAATACTTTGAAATGGTCATTAAAATTGATTGCGGTATCGCCTCTTAATACTGTTCCGAAGCTGGCAAAGGAGTCAATAATGTAAAATAAAGTATCAGAACTCTTTAAAATAGCATAAACATTATAACCATGACCTAAACCAGTATTTCTTATTTTTATTAAAACATCAGCAGTTTCACCAGGGTCAATTCTACCATTTGGTCTTTGGGAGAATGAGTCTTTAACACAGAAATCTTCATAAGATAAAATTGGTGTGCCAACAATTATTGAGAAAGAAGAGACCCATAATGAATCATTAATATCTTTTAAAAGTAGCGAACAACGGATATTATAACCATTAAAAACATTCTGGGAAATAGTTAAATTGAACCCATCTTCGCCGGTAAAGGTGGAGTCTTGCGGACCAATATCATTAAAATATTTTATCGTATCGCTTGTTGTTACTAAGGTATCCCGAGAAACAAATTTACCGATAACACTATAAGCAGTTTCGTTTCCCCAATTTTTTACCCAAGTTAATATCTCCAGTTCTTCACCGGGGTTTGGTATCCCATCGCCATTTCCTCTTGGTGGGTCATCATTAATATAATGACGCAAATAACTCACATAAGGTTGATTTGCTGGCATCGCTAAACAAGCGCCAATATGAGGCTCTAAATTATGACCAGTAACTGTTATGTAAATACTATCAGGTTGGGTAGTAAAAATATTAAATCTTACTTCACCATTTTCATCAGTATAACCAAAATAATGAGAAGAAGTATCTGATTTTGCCAAAGCACATACCAAAGCATTGACAACCGGCTCTCCGCTACTTTGGACATTTATTACCAATTGATATGAACCTACTGGAATAACTCTTGGATAAGAGACATCCAATTCTTTTGGGATATCCCAGTAAATATCAATTGCTCCGTCACCCATTAAATTATACATCTCAAAATATCTTCTTGTTGTTGGAGTATTTCCCATCTGCCGAAAATACATAAGTTTTCCTTTATTTATCATTCCCATTGCCCAGAAGAAAT contains these protein-coding regions:
- a CDS encoding C25 family cysteine peptidase, with the translated sequence MKKLVYFLFIFLLGFGELKIKSFNYSQGEIEITLEEPKIEVKEIPEGRFSIISLPVSGQSVEEGRPLLPVIREFYQIPEEGQPEIEIKSFEKREIDLVYPIYPLQPPIPKTGEKPPFTMDKDFYERDFYYPEKLAEINLIGYIRGRRIIVFEVYPIRYNPKKNKIEFYSKINLEIKIKNGNLGKTFQKIRNFYSLPFEKRVKDLIINYKYYEIDPPILPIGYLIIVPDEWYNNLLPLAEWRLRKGYKVWVKKLSEVGGGSADVVRNYILNAYNNWPVKPSYVLLVGDVDKIGYFTGQGSGNPPTDLNFSLMTSGDYLPDIDVSRLSVANSIQLDSFVSKVIKYEKNEWITERDWLKKSYFIASSDGGNHQVAESTHQYCMRLQRRFGVICDSLYLYYNSGTPITTAINGGRAWVTYSGHGSYDRWADPNFTSDNVRQLTNIDKVPFVGTYACLSGDFSNSSYPECFSETWIRIGYRGAIGHYASSVTSYWVEDDTFQRRVFDAAYDSNFFWAMGMINKGKLMYFRQMGNTPTTRRYFEMYNLMGDGAIDIYWDIPKELDVSYPRVIPVGSYQLVINVQSSGEPVVNALVCALAKSDTSSHYFGYTDENGEVRFNIFTTQPDSIYITVTGHNLEPHIGACLAMPANQPYVSYLRHYINDDPPRGNGDGIPNPGEELEILTWVKNWGNETAYSVIGKFVSRDTLVTTSDTIKYFNDIGPQDSTFTGEDGFNLTISQNVFNGYNIRCSLLLKDINDSLWVSSFSIIVGTPILSYEDFCVKDSFSQRPNGRIDPGETADVLIKIRNTGLGHGYNVYAILKSSDTLFYIIDSFASFGTVLRGDTAINFNDHFKVFASQLIRPETEILCTLKLYADNYERITTFRIPIGRLTITDPIPDNRQPEPLYYAYDDVDTFYQQCEPFEWVEIRNIGTRLPITSDDQTIRIPLPFPIYYYGVRYRDSLSVCGNGWISPIRTTSTSYTNQPLPDPTSTNPNAMICVNWDDLYPPYGNGIWFYYDTLNHRMILEWDSVHYYNPREQWDKFQIIIYDTTVQTPTGDNIIKFQYLTANYYQSNTVGIEDHTNTIGICALYNGSYHRASAQIQAGRAIKIITGQPLPRVGIFEITKKEGDINKYGELWRLPTILKGSSIILPIKDKEVILYDITGKKVSKDFKIERLPSGIYLMRIDKKDYKIVILK